In Equus przewalskii isolate Varuska chromosome 6, EquPr2, whole genome shotgun sequence, one DNA window encodes the following:
- the LOC103541488 gene encoding methyl-CpG-binding domain protein 3-like 1 isoform X2 — protein MMVKSAQRKQHDCGNQSKPKPGLSTSIPLRLSSYIFQRPVTRITSHPGNEVRCHQWEETLERPQQVCWQKRLQGLQACSSAGELLSPLDLAKALHNLTPSCTGASLPGVLTGGLNSSPMPTPSGSSDFAEMIPGAGMGVPQLLCKQFLVTEEDIRKQEGKVKMARERLAMALIADRLAGEAEKVRAQDGRPDKHYEKNRRWCR, from the coding sequence ATGATGGTGAAGTCTGCACAGAGGAAGCAACATGACTGTGGGAACCAATCCAAACCAAAGCCTGGGTTAAGCACCTCCATCCCTTTGAGGCTGTCCAGTTACATCTTCCAGAGGCCAGTTACTAGAATCACATCCCATCCCGGCAATGAGGTCAGATGCCATCAATGGGAGGAAACCTTGGAGCGGCCCCAACAAGTCTGCTGGCAGAAGAGACTGCAAGGACTGCAGGCCTGCAGCAGCGCAGGGGAACTGTTAAGCCCTCTGGATCTTGCCAAAGCCTTGCACAACCTTACACCCAGTTGCACAGGTGCATCCCTGCCAGGCGTGCTCACGGGTGGTCTGAACTCCAGTCCCATGCCCACCCCTTCCGGGTCTTCAGATTTTGCAGAGATGATTCCAGGAGCTGGTATGGGCGTTCCACAGCTCCTCTGCAAACAATTTTTGGTGACTGAGGAAGACATCAGGAAACAGGAAGGGAAAGTGAAGATGGCAAGAGAGAGACTGGCGATGGCACTGATTGCAGATAGACTCGCTGGCGAGGCAGAGAAAGTGAGGGCCCAAGATGGACGTCCTGACAAACactatgaaaaaaacagaagatggTGCAGATGA
- the LOC103541488 gene encoding methyl-CpG-binding domain protein 3-like 1 isoform X1 — protein MCDLGRHCCSGPHFQGKRKRSMMVKSAQRKQHDCGNQSKPKPGLSTSIPLRLSSYIFQRPVTRITSHPGNEVRCHQWEETLERPQQVCWQKRLQGLQACSSAGELLSPLDLAKALHNLTPSCTGASLPGVLTGGLNSSPMPTPSGSSDFAEMIPGAGMGVPQLLCKQFLVTEEDIRKQEGKVKMARERLAMALIADRLAGEAEKVRAQDGRPDKHYEKNRRWCR, from the coding sequence GGTAAGAGGAAAAGAAGTATGATGGTGAAGTCTGCACAGAGGAAGCAACATGACTGTGGGAACCAATCCAAACCAAAGCCTGGGTTAAGCACCTCCATCCCTTTGAGGCTGTCCAGTTACATCTTCCAGAGGCCAGTTACTAGAATCACATCCCATCCCGGCAATGAGGTCAGATGCCATCAATGGGAGGAAACCTTGGAGCGGCCCCAACAAGTCTGCTGGCAGAAGAGACTGCAAGGACTGCAGGCCTGCAGCAGCGCAGGGGAACTGTTAAGCCCTCTGGATCTTGCCAAAGCCTTGCACAACCTTACACCCAGTTGCACAGGTGCATCCCTGCCAGGCGTGCTCACGGGTGGTCTGAACTCCAGTCCCATGCCCACCCCTTCCGGGTCTTCAGATTTTGCAGAGATGATTCCAGGAGCTGGTATGGGCGTTCCACAGCTCCTCTGCAAACAATTTTTGGTGACTGAGGAAGACATCAGGAAACAGGAAGGGAAAGTGAAGATGGCAAGAGAGAGACTGGCGATGGCACTGATTGCAGATAGACTCGCTGGCGAGGCAGAGAAAGTGAGGGCCCAAGATGGACGTCCTGACAAACactatgaaaaaaacagaagatggTGCAGATGA